The DNA window ttcaaattacataaAAGACGCCAGCATTTTAAATATTCATGAGTTTTGagttaaatttttaatatttaagaGTTTTGGGTGATGATTATAAAAGTTTTAAGGatgtttttttattcaattatagaccttttttttctaaatatatcacacaaaatttgaaataaaaagattgaaaaatactccctctgttcgtGATAAAATGTCCCATATTCGACAGCCaccaattttaagaaatttgacTTTGTGTagaaaaagtgggtagaaaagttagtgaaatgtgagacctagttttatataatgattttatgataaaatgtaagtgaaatgagttagtgtaaTATCCTcttaccaaatatagtaaagtgaaatgagacatttattggcggacggacgaaaaaaaatgggacatttaatggcggacggatcGAGGGAGTAATGGTTAAGGACGCTTTTCTTTATTCAATTATGGacctattttttgtttttaaatatcTCATCGACGCTTCAAAAAACTGGGCGCCACATAAAAATACTTGTTCCACGTTACCTGATCTCGACGATGGAGAAGCCTCGGTGCGCGAGGCTCTGGAGCATGATGCGGACCTCATCGGCTCGGATGGACTGGAACGCGTTGAGGCGGGCGGTGGAGAAGATCTCGACCGTGGTGAGGCGGCGGAGGTTGCGCCAGTAGTCGCCGTAGGGGGCGCCGACGAGGGAGGTGTAGTTGTAGCCGATGTATTTGCCGATGATGAAGCGGGGCCGGTTGGCGAGGGTGATGTCGTTTGTTGTGAAGCACTCCTCGGCCGCGGCCGGGGAGGAGACGACCACCATGACACGGGTCCCGAGGCGGAGGGAGAAGACGGGGCCGAGTTTTCGGGATAGGCTTAGGAAGGTGCGGTGGAGGGGGAATTTGAGGAGGTGGAGATGGCCTAGTAGGGGAAGTGTGGGGAATGGAGTTGGTGgtaatttttttcttgaattgtAGAGTTTTAGAAAAATGAGGAGAATTGGGAGAGAAATGAGAATGTAGAGCAAGGTTGGTTCCATGATTGATATGTGGCTTGATTGTGTGAAACTTTTCTTGTGTGATTTCAAATGTTGTGTATTTATACAACATGAATGATGTGGAGTTTGTGTAATGTTTGGTCACGCAATTGCGCCGCCAAGGGATGGAAACATCCTATCCATATATATTTTCAACGTTTTGAATTTTCAACGTTTTGAATTTTCGTGATGAGATCGTTAGCGTTGAATCGTGAATAGCATGCGATATTGGAAATTTGGTGTGACCAAGGAACCTCTCTTCTCAACATGATTCAAATTAGAACTATGATAGTACTATCAATTAAGGATATAGTAATAATTATGTAATCGAATTATCAAATTTCTAGAGTATTTTCAACTATGTATATACTGagtttatattcattttaatgtaaaatataacataaaatattaattttacccCAACTATTTATACACTTTATAAATTATCGAGTAAAGGTCATTTGTGGTCCtaaatattatactcctatgattttacgattttggtccaaaatattaaCTTTTGAATTGTTGAATCCCGAACAAATGAAAATGGTCTGGATTTGGTCAGTTTTTATATAGCCGTCTATTTTTTAAGGCCAAAGCCAATTAAATGGCATTTGAGTAgattagtattttttaattaattaatttattaatattttatatgtgACAATTCCAACTTTTTTAAAGTGAAAACAACAGCGGCAGAGCAAAGGAGGGGAGGAAGAAGACGGTGGCCACTAAGCAACATCGAATTCGCAATTGGTGTTgaaaaatactccttccgtcccttattaattgtccacttttgccATTTTCGTTCGCCCCCCCATTATTTGtccattttcattatttatcaTAAATGGAATGGTAAGTAGGCTtcgtattccactaactcatttaactcacattttactacaaaactaatatataaaactggaactcatattccacctacttttacttttatttactaatCTGACCATTATAATAGGTCACCCAGCATCCAAAGCATAGtacattcattttatttatgaacCACCAAAAAGCACATGGCCAAATGGATAATAAGATAAGATCCCCCAATCCTATAGCGCAAGAATACGTTCAAGCAATGGGCGCGCTCTAAACTTCGCTTCCAAGGGCACTTGTTTGGGTATCGATACCCCTACTTTCCCTTCAATCATATCAACCAATCCCTCCCCGACTCTCTCCCAGTAAAAGCACTGCACAAGGCACCCCAGCGTCAGCCCCACGATCCGCTGGGCCAGCACATTCCCGGGGCACGACCGACGCCCCATCCCGAACGGGAGCAGCTGCGGGGCCCTCGGCTCCGCAGCCTCAAACCGCTCGGGTTTGAAGCTCTCGGGGTCGTCCCAGACGTGCGGGTCCCTGTGAATGGCCCACGCGTTCACCTGCACGATCGTGCCACGCGGGATGTCGTAGCCCGCGATCTTGCAGTCGGCCGCGGCCTCGTGTGGCACTAGCATCGGCGTGGCTGGGAACAGACGGAACGTCTCGTTGATGATGTTTTGGAGGTACGGGAGCTTCGGCAGGTCTGACTCGTTGAGGATGCGATCGGTTCCGATCACTCTGTCGATCTCTTTTCTCGCCTTCTCCATCTTGTCGGGGTGGTTTAGGAGAGCAGACATCGCCCACTCTATCGTTGTTGCTGATGTGTCCGTCCCAGCAAGCATCATCACCTGGAAGGGAAATTAGTCAGAAAGTATGCAGGAAAAAAGGGAAATTGGTCAAAAAAACCCATGAATTATGCGGATTTTCCGCCGTAAAGTTTATGTCATAAATTTTGCTGGCGTGACACTAATTCTATAGCATCCATATCATCATTTGTCTCATCTTCCTCACTATTACATACTATTACATGTAAGTTTTTTGGCATTCCACCTAAGCACAATTTCACTACAACAAAAAGAACGGCTAAAGACATTTTTTATTGCTATTAAGGACACAAATTAGGGGACACAAATAAAAGAGTCctaaaaaagcaaaagattaagataatttatcCTCAATGGACGCTTTATTTTGTGtcctaaattataattatttctaaaaaaattcaaacgctAGTAACTGCGTCTTAGTTTTTGTGTCCTTAAACGATATATTTTTTGTAGAGTTTATGCCGGAAACTTTATTGTGGAAAATCCgcataattcaaaaaatttgtAAGTTTTAAGATCACTTTCAAAATTTATGGGAAATACAagttttttatgaaaatttcatgATCTTTCTGACCAGGTTGATTTGAAGTAACGAGGTTACCAATATGGTTGACTTGATGACTGAATGAGTATAGTTTTGAGGCTCCGACTCCTGCAAAGAAAGCATGTGGTCAATCATGGTGTCTCCGCCATTGTTGCTTCTATGCTCCTCAATCAATCTCTGCAGAAACGCATCAAGCTTTGTCATAATCCTACTCAAATTCTTCTCAAAATCCATGTAACCAATCCATCTCAGCAGCGGGAAGAAATCACCAGGGTTCGCAACCCCTCCGTGCTTGAAAACCTCCATCAGAACCTCTGGGAACTCCCTCGCCTCCTCGTCGTCCTCCGCCCCCTCCACCCCGAAATACCGCTTCCCCGCGACCATCCTCATGATGTTGTTGAGCATCAGCGCCGACAGCAGCGGTCTGACAATAAATATACGGCACACAAAATCTATAACTATATAAAAGGCGAGTTTTGACTAGCATTTTAAATATTCATGAGTTTTTggttaaatttttatatttactaGTTGTGGGTGATGGTTAAAAAACGTTAAGGACgcttttttattcaattatggGTCTATTTTTTTGGTTCTGAATGATACTCCATGTGTCCCATAATTTTTGTCAAACTTTGATCGTGCATGTGTTTAAGAAACgtaatgaaatgtgagttaaaaaaattagggaaatgtgggtcctacttttatatattagttttataataaaatatgagtgacaatgagttagtagaatatgagattCACTACCAAAACTGGTAAAAAAGTGAAACATGACAAATTTTGTGTG is part of the Salvia splendens isolate huo1 chromosome 6, SspV2, whole genome shotgun sequence genome and encodes:
- the LOC121806247 gene encoding cytochrome P450 81Q32-like, whose product is MISSMEKSWIYILLLFIIALKYLTKQKRKLPPSPILTLPLVGHLHLLKFPLHRTYHNLSLKLGPIFSLRFGNRLMVVVSSPATVEECFTKNDIVLANRPRFVSGKYIGYNFTSVTVAPYGDHWRNLRRLTTAEIFSTVRLNAFQSIRADEVGHMLKSLACQGSSIVEIRPLLSALMLNNIMRMVAGKRYFGVEGAEDDEEAREFPEVLMEVFKHGGVANPGDFFPLLRWIGYMDFEKNLSRIMTKLDAFLQRLIEEHRSNNGGDTMIDHMLSLQESEPQNYTHSVIKSTILVMMLAGTDTSATTIEWAMSALLNHPDKMEKARKEIDRVIGTDRILNESDLPKLPYLQNIINETFRLFPATPMLVPHEAAADCKIAGYDIPRGTIVQVNAWAIHRDPHVWDDPESFKPERFEAAEPRAPQLLPFGMGRRSCPGNVLAQRIVGLTLGCLVQCFYWERVGEGLVDMIEGKVGVSIPKQVPLEAKFRARPLLERILAL